The Arachis hypogaea cultivar Tifrunner chromosome 14, arahy.Tifrunner.gnm2.J5K5, whole genome shotgun sequence genome has a segment encoding these proteins:
- the LOC112743719 gene encoding putative pentatricopeptide repeat-containing protein At3g25970 — MKRLHSLIHTSSISFLAAQAAHSQAIKLGTISCLYTTNNIISAYTKCRKLDLAHQLFDEMSHRDIVSWNTLISGYVNSGDLEASWGVFTSMRRCGLAFDGHTFGSMLKGVACDREIELGRQLHSIVIKMGFSGNLFSGSALLDMYAKCGSINDAYIVFQWMPERNHVSWNALIAGYSQVGDHDMSFWVLRCMELEGVGIDDGTISPLLTLLDGFEFYSLAMQLHGKIVKHGLESFNTVCNATITAYAECGSLLDAKRVFDAAAACRDLVTWNSMIAAYTKHEKEDLAFKVFIDMQNFGFVPDVYTYTDIVSACSAQKIKSHGKCLHGLVIKRGFEKSVPVSNALITMYIRINSRCMEDATKIFFSMDLKDCCTWNSILAGYSQVGSSEDVLRLFVQMRFLAIQIDDYTFSAVIRSCSDLATLQLGQQVHVLAVKVGFDTNKYVASSLIFMYSKCGVIEDARKSFDATSKDNAIVWNSIIFGHAQHGQGSVALDLFYLMRERKVKPDHITFVAVLTACSHSALVEEGRSFIKSMEFDFGIPPRMEHYACAVDLYGRARHLEKAKSLVESMPFEPDAMVLKTLLGACRICGDIELAIGVAKILLELEPEDHCTYVLLSDMYGRLKMWDEKASVTRLMRERGVKKVPGWSWIEVKNKVHAFNAEDHSHPQCDEIYLLLHQLKEETKLFNDLDNQAVLVPCLTSNHFP, encoded by the coding sequence ATGAAGAGGTTGCACTCTCTCATTCATACCTCATCTATCAGTTTTCTTGCAGCACAAGCAGCCCATTCCCAAGCAATCAAGCTAGGAACCATATCTTGTCTCTACACTACTAATAATATCATAAGTGCTTACACAAAATGCAGAAAGTTAGATCTTGCCCACCAATTGTTCGACGAAATGTCCCACAGAGACATTGTGTCTTGGAATACCTTGATTTCCGGTTATGTGAACTCTGGTGATCTCGAGGCCTCATGGGGTGTCTTCACTTCCATGAGAAGGTGTGGACTTGCATTTGATGGCCACACATTTGGAAGCATGCTCAAAGGTGTTGCTTGTGATCGCGAGATTGAGCTAGGGCGACAACTGCATTCTATTGTGATCAAGATGGGGTTTTCTGGGAATTTGTTCTCCGGTAGTGCCCTTCTTGACATGTATGCCAAGTGTGGGAGCATCAATGATGCATATATTGTGTTCCAATGGATGCCAGAGCGAAACCATGTCTCGTGGAATGCATTGATTGCAGGTTATTCACAAGTTGGCGATCATGATATGTCATTTTGGGTGCTAAGGTGTATGGAACTTGAGGGCGTTGGGATTGATGATGGTACAATATCTCCTCTTTTGACATTGCTTGATGGTTTTGAGTTTTACAGTTTAGCTATGCAATTGCACGGTAAGATTGTAAAACATGGGCTGGAATCATTTAACACTGTTTGCAATGCCACTATCACGGCATACGCAGAGTGTGGTTCTTTACTAGATGCTAAGAGAGTATTTGATGCTGCTGCTGCATGTCGTGATCTGGTTACATGGAATTCTATGATTGCTGCTTACACGAAGCATGAGAAAGAAGATCTTGCTTTTAAAGTTTTCATTGATATGCAAAATTTTGGTTTTGTGCCTGATGTTTATACCTACACCGACATTGTCAGTGCTTGTTCTGCACAAAAGATCAAAAGCCATGGAAAATGTTTACATGGCTTGGTAATAAAACGAGGCTTTGAAAAATCTGTTCCAGTTTCAAATGCTTTGATTACCATGTATATTAGGATAAATAGCAGGTGCATGGAAGATGCCACTAAAATATTCTTTTCCATGGACCTAAAAGATTGTTGCACATGGAACTCCATTTTGGCAGGGTACTCACAGGTTGGTTCGAGTGAAGATGTCTTGAGGTTATTTGTACAGATGAGATTTCTGGCTATACAGATTGACGACTATACTTTTTCTGCTGTTATCAGATCATGTTCAGATTTAGCTACTCTACAGTTAGGTCAACAAGTCCATGTCTTAGCTGTTAAAGTTGGTTTTGATACCAATAAATATGTTGCTAGTTCATTGATTTTCATGTATTCTAAATGTGGGGTCATAGAAGATGCTAGGAAATCCTTTGATGCTACCTCCAAAGACAATGCTATAGTCTGGAATTCAATCATATTCGGGCATGCACAGCATGGACAAGGCAGCGTTGCGCTTGATCTCTTTTACTtaatgagagagagaaaagtgaAACCTGATCATATAACATTTGTTGCAGTTCTAACTGCATGTAGTCATAGTGCACTGGTAGAAGAAGGCCGGAGCTTTATAAAGTCAATGGAGTTTGATTTTGGCATTCCACCACGAATGGAGCACTATGCTTGCGCAGTGGATCTCTATGGCCGAGCCAGGCATCTAGAGAAGGCGAAGTCTCTGGTTGAATCGATGCCCTTTGAACCCGATGCCATGGTTTTGAAGACTTTATTAGGTGCATGCAGAATTTGTGGGGATATCGAATTAGCTATTGGTGTTGCGAAAATTTTACTAGAGCTGGAGCCTGAGGATCATTGTACTTATGTTCTGCTTTCTGACATGTATGGGAGACTCAAGATGTGGGATGAAAAAGCTAGTGTGACTAGGCTGATGAGAGAAAGGGGAGTGAAAAAGGTTCCTGGTTGGAGTTGGATAGAAGTAAAAAATAAAGTGCATGCTTTCAATGCTGAAGATCACTCCCACCCCCAGTGTGATGAGATATACTTACTGCTACATCAATTAAAGGAGGAAACTAAGTTGTTCAATGATTTGGACAATCAAGCTGTGTTAGTACCATGTTTAACATCCAACCACTTTCCTTGA